The Caulobacter sp. FWC2 region AGCCGGACAAAGGACTTCCAGCGCCGTTATCCGAACGTGCGGCTGGAGCCCGACCGCATCTGGATCCAGGACGGGGCGGTGTGGAGCTCGGCCGGCATCACCGCCGGCATCGACCTGTCCCTGGCCCTGATCGGCGCAGACGAGGGCGAGGCCATCGCCCGCCGCACGGCCCAGCAGTTGGTCGTCTATCACCACCGCCCGGGCGGCCAGTCGCAGTTCTCGGCCCTGATCGACCTGCGCCCCGGACGGTTCGACGCCCTGCTCTCGTGGGCGCGGCAGAACCTGGCCCAGGCCCTGTCGGTCGAGCAGCTGGCCGAGCGCGCCGCCATGAGCCCGCGCAACTTCGCCCGCCTGTTCGCCCAGGAGACCGGCGTCACCCCCGCCAAGGCCGTCGAGCGCCTGCGGGTCGAGGCCGCCCGCGCCCTGCTGGACAGCCAGCCGCTGCAGGTCGAGGACGTGGCGCTGGAGACCGGGTTCGGCGACTCTGAGCGGATGCGCCGGGCCTTCATCCGCGCCTTCGGCCAGCCGCCCCAGGCGCTGCGTCGCTCGGCCAAGACCGTGTGAACACAAAGCCCCTCCCGCTCGGGCGCGACCAAGCAGGGCCGTACATTCGGGACATCGCCCCGCAACATCGGGGCCGCATCGTGCGTTTCGGGATCGAGGGACTATTCGATCTTGGAGCCCATCATGCCCGTCGCGAAACTGCTAGGCGTTACCGCCCTGGCGGCCGCCACCCTGGCCCTGACCGTCCCGTCGACGGCCGGCGCCTTCGACCGCTACGATCGTCATGATCGCTATGACTATCGCTACGACCGCCAGCACGCGCGCCACGACCGCGTGCGCTACGATCGCGGTCGCCACTATCGTCCCCACAAGGTGCGGGTGTGCCGCCCCGAGTGGCGTCACCACCACCGGGTGACCATCTGCCGCTACGTCTGGCGTTAGGGTCGAGAGCCGCCCGCCTCATCGGCGGGCGGCTTCGCTCTTCCTCAGTCTGGCGCGCCCTGCGCCTTTTCCAGGGCCTCATCGACGCGATGGGCGGCCGCCGTGCCGCCCGCGTCGTCGGCGGCGATGTCGCCCTGGTCGTTCAGGTCGGTATTGGCCTTGGTGATAGCCTCAGCGGCCTTCTCTTCGGAAATCTTGTCGGTATCGGGCATCGGGACACTCCTGCGGGGGTGTCCGGACTCAACCCCAGCCGCGCGGGCCTGTTCCGACGGTCAAGCCTTCGCTCCTGGCCGGCTCGCCCTTGGCCCGGGCGCCGGATCGGTCCAGGCTGGACGACATG contains the following coding sequences:
- a CDS encoding GlxA family transcriptional regulator codes for the protein MPRAIGFLVYPGFQLLDATGPIAAFEIAGRFSPGAYSLHFLSLRGEPTPSSSGVTIHTTALAAAPRLDTLLISGGDGVKVPATCPETLTFVREASRTARRVASVCSGAYVLAEAGLLDGKRATTHWSRTKDFQRRYPNVRLEPDRIWIQDGAVWSSAGITAGIDLSLALIGADEGEAIARRTAQQLVVYHHRPGGQSQFSALIDLRPGRFDALLSWARQNLAQALSVEQLAERAAMSPRNFARLFAQETGVTPAKAVERLRVEAARALLDSQPLQVEDVALETGFGDSERMRRAFIRAFGQPPQALRRSAKTV